From Falco naumanni isolate bFalNau1 chromosome 4, bFalNau1.pat, whole genome shotgun sequence:
ACATTCACCATCTGCAAACATTTATGACAACACATTTTGATAGACTGAGAGCAGCACAAAATATTGTTGCCTGAATCTCATCTCTCCTTTCCTAGGAGACATGAGACCCATCTAGATTCAACAACATATGCCAGCCACAACTTTTGCAAAACTACAGTCAGGAAAAGCTAAGGGAGCAGTACGATTTTGTAACAAGGAAAGGGTAGCCTAAGATTTGCCAAGCACATGAAGTGAGTCTTATCTGTGATCAGAAGCATAAGCAGAAACTGCCACAGTATGATTTATGATGTATATTTAGACCCACTGGATGAAGCAATAttcctccctgccagcctcaaACGTGCAGAGCCTCTCCACTGTTCGCTGACAGTCTCCTGCCCAGACCATTTCACCCCACTCAGATATTTTTGTCACTAACTTACACAGCATGTTCTCTCTTAACTTCGTAAGAGCCAAAAAAGGCTGCGTATGCTAGCCAAAACACTTTATCACCATTGCCTCACACACAGTGTGTTCCCTACGCACACCTGCCGGAGCACCCCACACCTTGCTGTGCTTCCTATCCACACATCACGGTCACCAGACCAACGCAGAGCAGCTTGCTGACAGCTTGCTCTTTCCACGCCGCCATCCTCCATCTTAAATTTACAGTAGTTTCAAAGTCACTGATCTGctagagaggaggaaaaaactcTGGGTTTCAGTCCAGGGACTCATGCTGCACATTTGGCTCAGTGTAAATGTCCATTTGCAGCACCCTCCTCAATAAAGCGGCAGGCGTCCATCTCCTCTTTAAGTTCACACAGTCTCTCCGCAGGCTCAAACTAGGGCAGGGAAGAGACAGAAGCTGGGAACACATGCAAGATCAGTTTCTATACCAGAGCCCAACCATGCCTGCCTTCCTGAGCCAGGTTTTAagaagtttgggggtttgtttggttggtttgctctgcttttttttttttctctctgcctggGATCTTTGCCTCAGTTTGCATGGCAATTGTCAGGTCATAACAAACCGATGACAACTCCAGAAGCCCACAGAGATGCCATTTTTCAAGAATGATAGCTTTCGGTTTTTCCTCTGCCAAGACACCGTAACAGATTGCTGGACAGATACAATAaattacagtaagaaaaaacccaaaattaaatccatttttgcttattaaaaaaatataatcccAACTATTCTTTCCATCTGGGTCCTAACTGGAAAAGGGAGATGATACCAAAAGTTAGTCACTGTCTACTCAGCACTTCACCCAGGAAGTATGATCTAAGGGAGAACCACCATGCGTACATCTGAggacagtaggaaaaaaacctgctcttGCAATAGATAGAAACCCCTGGAATCTGCACACTTGCACAATTTGCTCCGGTTTGCAACTCTGATGGTTTTAAGGGAAGTGTCTGCATATCCATGGTACACGATGAAACTCAGCAACAAAGGCAGACCACAAGAAAGCGTGTTTGATCTCATGCATTTTTTACACGTGGGTGTAAATACAAGGTGAACACACATTGCCTTCACTTTAAGGGCCCTGAACAGCTGCTTAAAACCAGAATATCTTCATGACAGCACAAGCGTCTCTTCCCAGGCAATAGCCCACATTGTTAGAAAGCAATAACACTCTATTTCCAACATGACAGCAGAGACGGAAACAAAAGCAGGTAATTAACTGTGAGCAATGGTTAGAGATGCCAAGACACCATATGGCCCTTTCTGATGTGAAAAAGCTCCAGTGCCAAGCACGTCCCATGCTTTTCTGAGCTCTCAGGGGTACCAACAGCATCATGCAGGAAACACTCCATTTCTCTCAGCCTCAGATGCAGCATGTTAGCGAAGaataatacacacacacaaaaaaaaaggcaactcaCACCCACCTCTCACACCCTTTGTACTCCCAGAGGTCTAGCACAGCAGACATCGCACTAATTTCTTTGTAAGACTAGCAAGAAAAGGAATGAtactgaaaagcagatggccacCATCCTCCACATTCTTCATGAATCAAGAAGTTCCCTTTGCTCACACTGACTTGCTTTCTAAAGACAAACTGCCAGTTTTCCTCCCTTCCGAGTACCTCTTTATCCTTTTTTAAGTGTTGTTTTGTACCATTTCCCGCAAAGCCCTCCAACCCGCTGAAGACGCCTCTACCAAGAGGGTAGGGAGAGGGAAATACTActtaaaagaacattaaatcACAGAGGAACCATATTAATAGAGTGTTGAAAATTACTCTGGAGCATACTCTTGAATTTATGCCATTATGCCTAAATATTTTGGCATTTCTCACCAAAAGTGAATGAACACCAAGCAAAAgtagtattaaaaaatattgcttcatgccaacattacattttttatatacacaAAGGCACTAGACAAATGCTGCTATAGGAGTTCTTTACAAGAAAAAGTGTTTACATTTAGGGAAAGCAGGATTGGGAAGTTAACATAACTGGTCACACCTCCAGTTCTGGTTGCTAATTGTCATTCCCAGTCCCAGCTCAATCCATAGGTGCCACAACCCGCGAGACATGCACACTCCCTAAGCAATTTGCAGGGCATTTATTATCATAGCACTAGACCAGTTTACTAGTTTGACAAGGAGTGAGTGCTTCAATCTTTGTGCCTGCTTGAAATTAGCAACACAAACAGAACCAAAATGTGCTGAACTGTAAAAAACACCTCTGCACCACACCAAAATCACTAATGCAATGATCACACAGGGGTGTCATCTCTCCCACTTCCACATGTAATGGGCACATGTCGCTGACTGCAGTTTACATTATTTAGATGCAAAGGTATCTCTGGATCTACACGACCTAAAAAGAGTAAGGACTACCTCCGAGCTACACTCTCAGTATTACCAATGCTTAATCAAGTTCTTGCTGTCTGCAAACTTGTCTCTATCCTCAGTAATTCTCACATTTAACCATGATCAAGCTTGTCATGCAGAGGCaataagttattttaaagtttccttAGGAAAGCTGTTTTGTAGCCACGTTTACAAGTTTGAAAGATCTAGGAAAAAACATATACACTTGCTTACAGCCAAATCCTCACTCACTTGCCCGTTCCACTGAGTTTCAGGATTGGATGCTTCCTAGAGTGCAAGACTTCAAGCACTGCTTACTGAGAAAGCGTATCAGCCTTCCTTGACACTTCAGATATCATCAAATCAGAATACAACAAGTCTTGCTCGACACCACCCTTCTGACAAATGCGAttatagttttctttttggcagagaaggaaaaaaaccctaataaaAGCACATTAGGTGGAAGTAGTAGCCTCAAACTCTTACAGGTAATGAAATTTGGTCCTAAGAGTCAGTGTTGCAAAAGACAGGGGGAATAATGAAGAGCATGGCTTCTCCTGAGTCAACATGAACGGTAGGTTTTACCTCAGCAGCACCTTTTGTATAGCTATGTTGTGCTGTTGTTTGTATCACCACACTCAAGCCTGGCAGAACACAGACATGTTTCTATAAAGTTGAGAACTTCTGGTGCCTGGGCTCTGGCCACCAAACCTGTACCACTGCTGAGCTTTACTGCACAGAAGCTCTTGTCCTACACATCCTGCCCTGTCCAACCTGCTCAGCATTTATCACTGCAATCCCCTCTGCACAAAAATGAAACGTTGCTCTACAAATCAGGTCCTAAGCACAAGCTGGTTTGAAGACACATCGTAAGTTCTCCTGGCAGAGATCTCTGCAAAACCAATAGTGGTAACTGACAATATAGGACAAAGGACTTCCTAAAGGTGGAGCTTCAGATCAGGAAGGAGAAGGTGGCACCACAGGAGCCTTCTCAAACTCAGTGCTGATAAGTATTGAGATGTGATGATTTTTTCAAATCCATAACCAAACCATAGACTTTCACTTTTACATCTGAGTTTGAAATCAAGAACAAAGGAACAGGCTGATGCCACGTTTTGCACGTCTCAGTGTAGTCGTCAAAGCAACAATTAAAAACCAACATGGACCAAATCTGTTTATGCCTCTTCTTGACAGGACTTGAATAACAGCACAGTCTTGAAATTTTGGTTTGGGCAACTATTCTTTAAACAAACGAGGGCTGCCTTATTCAACATGTCTAATAGTTACCTGAAGGTCTGTAAAGAGTCTGCTCTGTAACACATGGGCTACTTCACCCAGCTTCATTTGACCTTTAGTCCTGCTCATTAGTTCTCCACCTCAAGTAATTAATAACTGTATCTTTTGCATCCCAACAAAGTGCAACTGTGTGAACACAAACTTCATAATCTGCCACACAGTAAACTGAGAATTTTCCCAAGAGATGATGATGCAGCCTATTAACAAATTCGCATTTATGGTTTCAATACTGTTAcggaaaagaaaaagagtgcCTTATTAACGTCCGAACACCATGACAAGTCTTGCAAGCTGGAACTTCTTTCAAGCAGTGGTGCTAAAACCACAACTCAGTCTTGGAGCAGGGACTTAACATGAAGCTACTGTCCTCTGTCAGCACCTTGTACTGCCTTCGACAGCTCAGGCAAAGGAGCTCACATCCTGCAAAAGCTGGAATGCAAGGATTCAGTGGCCAGTTCCTTTACATTTCTGCATCATGAAGGACTTTCGATTTTTATGTCAAATCTCGTCTACTGGAAGGTGGGGAGGAAGACATGACAGCACTTGTCAGTCTCAGAACAGTGAGACGGTTCTTCCAGATGCCTATGGCTGGCTGCCATCCTTCTTCAAACCCTTAGAGAAACGAAAGGTAACTGAGAGCTATTTAACAGCAGACACAAAGTCACACTTCCTAGCTCTCCACAGTGCTTACCTTCAGCATTCCAAGATTCCAAGGAAAGTTTCCTGCCCTTCTGCCATgaaagcttttcttatttttttcacatttttaggCGAGTTTAGTACAGTGAAggtctgctgctgccaaaaagGCCACAGCCCTGTTTTACACATGGACAGATGTGGCTGGTGGCATGAGTTTTCCCCTTGCTTAGCAAGATTTCAGTGTACCCAACCAAGCCAGTAATTTCTTGGTCTAAGGACCaaaaacacacatgcatgcacatgaGTAAAAGGTGTTTTGCATCTGTAACACAAACTAAGCTCAGGATCAGGAGACATCCTAGCAGCTACAGCATCAGCCTTCTCCATGCTCACCCTTCTGCCAACCTTGAGTTACAAGCTGGACCCTGGTCTCCTCACCATCTCAGTCAGCATCACTAAACAGTGATGCTGTCCTAGTCTAACCTCGTTTCCACATGGCAAATTAGAGACAAATGCAACAAGCCCTTTATTTAGCCCATTTGCCACGATGACACTCGTGTCAGGGAGGCCAGTCATCAAGAACCCCACTCTGCACGTCCTGCAACGCTGAGACCAGGGATCTTCCCAGAGGGAAGCCCAGGACGGGGAGAGGATGATCAGGGCCGTGTTTCGGTAGAAATAACAGTCCCCgagggcccggcggcggcggcaggcaTTGCCAGGGAGAGGGCTTCCAGCCCGGCGGCTGCACAGCGACGGGCACGTCCCCAGTCCCGCAGCGTGGGGAAGGCGCCGAGATGcaaagggggaggagggagaaaaaacaaggaGAGAGGCCGAGCGCGGCGGGACGTGGCAGCCGGCGGCCGAGGCAGCCCTTACCGTAGACCAGCTTCTTCATCTCGTGGTACCTGGCCCACAAGTAGGTCTTGGTGTCGGCGCCCTCGGCCGGGAGGGGCTGgctgcccgcggcggggccAGGCTCGGCGCCGCGCCGGGCTCTGCCGGCGGCCGGCGGGTGCTGCTCCTTGGGCTGCCCGTGCCCGCCGTCCCCGGGGCACTGGCTGGCTTTAGGGcggcagctctggcaggagaCGGCCACGGCGAGGAGCcggggggccgcgccgccgcccctccTCAGCGCCGCCATGCCCAGCGCAGCCATGGTCCCGCCGCAGCCTCGGGCAGCCCGCGCTCGGCCGGGGCTGGCCCCGCTGCTCCGCTacgcgccccgccgccccggcccgcggcggcACCCGCCGGCCGGCCAATCCCCGCCGCCCCGTGTGCGAGGGGGCCGGGCGCGCCTCGGCGAGGGAGCCGGGGGGCGGCGCTCAGCGCCCGCCCGCGGAGGGGGGCGGAGGGGCGGCGGGGACCGGGCGGGCTCCCCTGGCCGCGCTCCGGCCCCTCGGGCGGGGGGCGATGGGGagaggggcggggagggggcggtggTTCCTCACtgcggccccgccccggcctCGGTCCCGCTCCGCCCTGGCCAATCAGGCGAGGCGAGCCGCCCCGAGCGCTGTCACGTGAGCGCCGAGACGACCTTCCCGTTCGGTtgccgggggggccgggcggcCCGCGCTGGAGGTGAGGGGCGCGGGGGCGCGGCGCTGATTGGCTGCGtgggggccgggccgggggcggccgaGGGCTGCCATGGTGGCGGGGGCGAAGCCGGGCTTGGTTTGACCCCCGCTCCGGGGCGGCTGGGGCTGCGGCaccgcgccgggccgggctgggctgccgGGGGCGGTTTGGCCGCGGGGCGCCGAGGGCCGCTGTGcgccccgtcccgtcccgtcgCTCACACGCCCTCCCCCCGTTTCCTTCCCCGCCGAGCTGAGGGCGCCGGGCCCGGCCATGCTGGTCAGCAGGAGGGTGAAGCGCCTCTTGCAGCTGGTGCCCGGGAAGCGGCGCTTCGGCGTTTACCGGTTCCTGCCCTTCTTCTTCCTGCTGGGGGGAGCCATGGAGTGGTTCATGATCAACGTCCGCATCGGCAAGGAGACCTTCTGTAAGTGAGGGCCCGCGGGGCGGCAGGAGGCCCCCGCGGCGCTGCCTGTGCGCGGGGGGCACACCGGGGCTCACCGGGGGCTGCAAGGGGCACGGCCACGGCCAGCCCCGGGCCCTCCCGCGGGCCTGGCACCCCCGCTCTGCCCCCCCCGGCGGAACACACCGGGCAGAAGCCAACAAAAAAACGCAGCTGGGTTTCGAatactaaattaaaattattatatttttttttacactgaaaaaactCGCCAGGGTTGTCAAGAGTGTCGGTGTAGGTCAGTCCGAATGTGACCGTGTCAATTAGAAAGCGGGAAAACGAGTCGCAGGAACTTGGCTCATGGCGCTGTTTCCAGCAGTTAAAGCCTTCAGTTTTAATGTGGCATTCCTCCCTTTGAGGAACCGTGCTAGAAATGTTTCTGTACTTGGGGGAAAAGGATCGGCCCTACCATATGTTTCATGGGAAATCTAGCTGAGTCTCCTGGAGAATAAACCGGTTTGATACAGTTTTCGTAGCTGACAAACTCACTGCAAACAGAACTGCTGCTCTGCCGGCTTCTGAAGGCTGGGGTTTGTGGGGTGGTTCAGTTGATTCCCGAAGCATACCTGCAGGGCAATAAAGTCCAGTTAGAAGCTAAAGCACAACATCTGTGTAGCAGCTATGATATTTCAGCTTGAGACTTATCTCAAAAAAATAACTGCTATGCCTAAATGATACTATGTTGCAGTAATAATTGTGCGGTTTAGCCTTATTGCTGCTCCATGGTCCGTGCGAAATGACAACACACAACtgataacctttttttttcctgacagattTCATTTGGTGATAGATATTTAGGAGTGATCGGGGGGCCTCGGGCAGGAAGAACAACTAGGAAGTCTATGAGGGTGGTtacattcctgttttctttattaaaaaaataaagctaaaatactgaagccctgctggCAGTCCCCAGGCATTGACTTTGTGCCTCTCATTTAATTTCCCTTCCGCTTCAGCTAGTTTAGGCATTTGTACTTTTAATCACCCTCATGGGAATGTAGACAAGGAATTGACTTGGAGACTTAGTTTTCCtataaaaacatttcatcaGGACTGATGTGAAGAACTTTAGCCTGGATGGGAGGGCGAACAtgagctatttttaaatagtaacaAGGATTTGTGTTGGCTTGAATTTTCAGTTGCCTGTCAGTCAGTGTCTGcaagagaaaactggaaaagtttaaaaagaaatgaaaggcttCAGGCATTTAATAGTGTCTTGCACTTGGAAAATgctaatatataaaaaaaaattttttctGGCAGATGATGTTTACCGTAGGAAACGATCTGAAAGACAGTACGAGgcaaggatggaaaaaaatgaattttagcAGAAATGTTTCAAGGGACAGGTCCTGAATGCTTCAATTGTATTAATACCAAAGAAGCGTTACTGCCACGTGGACTGTAGGAGAAGATTTTGTCTCTGCAAGATAAACTGTAATCTGCAAGTCTGTGTAATACACTCTCAGATGGTTTTGGAAGTTTTATTCTTCTTCAATCTACTTCCTATCcttaatattttgtatttaagcCAAATACAGTAGCACGAAGCTCATTGTGTTCAGGCCTCTGCCActtatttaatgtttgtttAGTACTTCTAAATAAACTACACAGAGTAAACAGTCTGGctactgcttttctttgcttgatGAGACACCATTGTTGCAACAAGACCAAGGGGAAAGAAATGTTACATATTGCATACATAGTATCTCAGCGCATTAGAAATAATAGTTTCCTTTGTAATGAGAGAATGTACGCTGGcatctgatttgttttcttcccgATGTGGCACAATTTAAACTAGGTAAAAAGAGGACATACTTACTGCTCAGTGTTTACTCAGCCCACACTGTTTGGAAAGTCATCTGTGCATTCAGGCTCCAGTGCCTGCAAGTGCTGTAATACTCATTGCTACTCTAACAATGAATTGACCTGAGGgcattgggggaaaaaagtcccATGTGTACAGGCGCAAGTTCAGAGGAACATGCAATGGCAGTCCCAGCAAACCCGAATTCTGTTTGCAGGACTCCTGTCtccccaaagaagaaaaaaaaggagagagccAACTGCTGTACCCTGCACAGCCTTCACTCCCTAACACAGTGACACTAGCTCTTAGGTGCACGGGAACAAGTCATGACTGTGCACTAGGATGACTGCTGCAATATAATCAGTGAGCATCCtatattaatgcatttttttttatttctgatggtATGTGTATATCCCAAGGGTTCCACAAAGAAGCTGATTCTTAAGATCAGcctaaaaccaaacccaagGCAGTTTGTATATTTAACGTGCATTCCTGTGCTAATTTCCAGCAGCCTTTTCCCACAGAATTAAGTTTTCATCAACTAAAGAGATGATGGCTGTTTTGAAGATGTTACAGTGCAGGTACTCAAACTTGCAAGTAGAGGGTAACTGCTGTACTTCGTGTTGTGTCTTCCAAGGAAGGACTTGATCTGGAGGACTAGCACTACTTGTGTTTTCAGGAGACAAGAAAAACTGTCAGAGAATTAATGATGTCACCGTGCTGCTGTGTATTTTGACAGCAAATTAATTACTTGGAAAAATCTTCCATTTCAGGAGTAATAAGAACCTAGATTTTAACTTTGGTTCCAAGGTAGAGCCCAAGTTCAAAGACTCCTGCACAAGCTTCTTTTTCCAGTCACAGAGTGTTGCACTGAAGTAAATCCTGACTGTAGCAATACATTAAAGAATAAAGCATCAACAAAAAGCTGGATTCTGAGAACTGCTGAGCTTTAGCTCTACCTGCCTTTACTTCTTGAGCCTTCCGGATCTCTTGTGCTTGGCTTCTATAGAACAAGTAAGTTTTTCAGtatctttggtttttttaagagcgAGCTTGTGCCCTAGTTACTTCTCAGTACTTGGGAGCCTGGTGTGAAAATCGCCTGTGGCTTGGCTTCAGCACTCCTGTAACAGCAGCAAGTGTGTTTCACAGACCTTAGTGAATCGAGgtccatttttttcacttcagatCTCTTGCTCATTTTGCAGCAGTGTTTCCCATTTGCAGCAGAGAGTACCAGGCATCTCTGGAAGATATTTGTCTTGGGTGTCTCCAGCTAGGTAAACATAGAGCGAGACAGGCTGCAGTTGCTCACAAGAAGTCTGGTGTCAGGGAGTTGTATGTCACTGTTCTTTGTGACCAGCGCAGGAATAAAATCCTTCTCCAAGCTGGCATTGTATCATTTCAGGCAACACAGATCTGTTACGACAGATGAGACTTGACATTTAGAAATCTGAACTGTGTGTATTTTTCATTCCACAGTGTGTTTGCTAGTGCTGATCCTTTGTTATTCCATGATTTTGCCAGTCTCTCACTAATGCTGGAAGTAAGACTAGCTGTAAGgccccagtgcccagccatTCCAGTACTGAGCACACTGGGTGATCTAGtatcaatttttatttacacCCAATCTTCAGTGGCCAAGGTCTTCATTTGGTTTCTCAGTTTTACCCCTGCTGACTCCTAGTTCTGTGCTTTTTGCCTTCCCCAGCGATCTCTTTCCCACCATCTTTCTGGCACTCGTGTCCCCatttcctccccatcctcccctaTCTGTCTGCTGCGGTGGTGGGCAATGGGAGGAAGCAAGAACTCTCCCTCGGCTCGGAGCTCAGGCCAGCACTGGAAACACGCCGCCACTGCTGCTATGCACTGGGAGCAAGCCAGGAACACAGCTTTCGTTTTAAATGCTGCTGAGCCCCTGCCAGCTCTAGGGTTGAGCGCGTCCGTTCCTTCTTCAGGGAGTTCATCTGCTGTCAGCCCAGAACGCAGCTCAGCATCTAAGAACAGTGGTCTCGTGTTCAtttgcagcaggaacagcaggaaATTGAGAATTAGCAAAGCATTTCTCCTGAAAGCTTTCCAAATTGTAGCAGTCAGGCCAATACAGATATCAAGCATGGAAAATTTCAACTCGGGCAGCAGCGGTCAATAGTCGTCACGAACAAAAAGCAATACTTAGGTACGAGGAATGCCGCTCACCACTCCAGCATTAGAGGGGACAATTCTACTGCAGATTTCAGAATGATTTTGTGGACAGAACAGATCTTTCATTGATTGTTTCCCCACTGTTGTGCGCCCAAGGATGCTGCCTGCTGAAAGAACTGCAGCAAGCCTGGGAAGTACTGAAAAGTTTTGGTAGAGGAAGCGTGTAGGTGCCCAGCCTGTActcctggcacagggctgcagcagttCTGTCCCAGCTTTGGAAGGGTAGAAAAAGGCCAGTCATCTGTTATGTGCTGGTGAATTCTTCCCTAGAGCAAAATTTTTATCGTAGTCAGTGGAGACGAGCTCCCACTTCAGACTTCATACACAGCTACAAAACTGTACCTGTGCTCTGGTTATGACCCGCCCCAGCTTCTTCCCAGAAAGGCACAAAAATCTGCATGCAACAGGCACTGGCAGGATGACTGGTCCAGAGGAACTCCCTCATCCCTTACTGGGTGTTGGTGCTTTGCACCAAGCATGAGGATTAAATCACAGTCCTCCCCAAAATCACCCCACGGAAACTGAATTTGAACCCTCCCTGTTGAGAGCTGCGCAGACTTCCCGAAGGGCTCACCCTCCCTCACCATTTCTGTCCAAGGCTTTCATCGCGCTTACCTTAACCTGAGCTCAGCCACACCGGTTATTCATGCTGCTGGATAATTCAGCACAttctcctctgtttcttttcctgtctctccTACGCTGCCTCCTTTAACAGATGATAATCTGCACGGCCAGACTTCTGCACTGGATTTCTGATCCCTCTTGGCACAGGGAAGACCACCACGTCTCCGAGGCCTGACAGAGACTGGGAATCTACCCAGGATCACCAGATCCTACTGCATTGCAGCAGCTGTcgttttatttctttgtatgaCAGTCGAATTAGACTTGCTGGAAAATGCAGTAAGCAAAAGGAATATGAGGTTTAGTTTATTAATCAGAAAATGTCACGTTATCAATTAATCAGATCCCATTTGTTACATGACGTTCAGTACCCAGCCTTTTTGAAACACCACTCCTATTTAGTGCATTTGCAGCCAAGAGGGGGGCTTCAAACTTCTGTGGATGATCCTCAGTATCTCAGACTGAGCCAACAAGATGTGGAGGAGGATTAGAATTAAGTCTCCTCTGTGCAACTGCACCATCAAATTTTAGAAAGGTGGAAGGTCTGTAAAGCTGGCAGCCTGCGTGAGAGGCAGCATTTATCCCCCAGGTCAAAGACATGAATGCGTGTTAATTAAATATAATGCTATCTGTTCTGGTTGTTTAAATAGCTCTTTGTAAATTTTATGTCAGAGGCCCCTTGAGAGGTTGCTATAACTTAATTTTTCATGCAGACTGTGGTATTAAAATTTCTATCCTGGTTTCTAATTTTATTGtataaaagatgctttttccGTATTACTGGTCTAATTTCCTTTATTACACAGCTACATAAAAGAGAGTCCTGAACCAGGTTAGCTTCCAGTATTAAATAAAGGcttgctatttattttcaaagcaatttatGTGCGGGCACCTGGGACTGGCTCAATCTTATCATATCCACTCAGCTTGTTCCCAATGCGTCACATGTTTTTCAAGGTTTACTGTTCATACTCCTTATGGCTCAATTTGCAACCATATTTTTCAGCAACACTGTTCTTATCACCTTCCAGGCACAACTTGCAATACACAGGACAATATAAAAAGAATTCTTTACTCACACACAAGCATGCACGTACCATGGACTTGAGAAAACTTGGATCAGCAACAGCCAGaattacttgaaataaaatcctAACAAGAGTCTTGATGGGACACTCAAACCTGGTTAAtccaaaacactttgcaaactatttttattcaaattaaaaagacTCAGGTAAACAAAGTGATGGTACATACATGTTATAAACCTGGTTAGCAGCTTAACCTTCAGGAGTACAAGAGCTAATGAAAAGCCAAGCATGGATTAACCAGGTCCGAAaacatacactgaaaaaaaagtcaccaacATCAACGTTTTGAATTTTTACACAAACAGTAAATTTTCTCATGGAAGGGAAggactgaagaagaaaacaaataattattagTCATCTCCAACTGGTTTATGAAAATACCGGTCCTAGATTAAACTATTTTCCACTCTCACAGAAGCCAACCATCTCCCATACATACTTTTTAGTTTAATATGAAAGTTTTCTTTACGCCAGTACAATGAACGGCAGTGGAAAACAAATGAGGGGTTCAAACACCcacaaagagagagagacagacagatacgtcttcttttcttctttttttttttttcttttttttttttctttttttaaccagagtcggaaaacagtttcttttgctggttttgaatTCTAGACTGTAGCCATTATATCCTAAATTTCACTGCAATTGACTGAAATGCCTCCAATATAGAGacatgattttgaaataaataaacaaagctTACAATAATTGATTAGGGCCAGCCCAGTGGCTTAGTGGTAGTGCTCTGCACTGCCTTGCGGGAGGACCCAGGTTTTG
This genomic window contains:
- the SMIM4 gene encoding small integral membrane protein 4, with protein sequence MLVSRRVKRLLQLVPGKRRFGVYRFLPFFFLLGGAMEWFMINVRIGKETFYDVYRRKRSERQYEARMEKNEF